In the genome of Monodelphis domestica isolate mMonDom1 chromosome 2, mMonDom1.pri, whole genome shotgun sequence, one region contains:
- the POGZ gene encoding pogo transposable element with ZNF domain isoform X12 — MADTDLFMECEEEELEPWQKISDVIEDSVVEDYNSVDKTATAGNPLVQQGGQPLILTQNPASGLSTMVTQPVLRPVQVMQNANHVTSSPVTSQPIFITTQGFPVRNVRPVQNAMNQVGIVLNVQQGQTVRPITLVPAPGTQFVKPTVGVPQVFSQMTQVRPGSTMPVRPTTNTFTTVIPATLTIRSTVPQSQSQQTKSTPSTSTTPTATQPTSLGQLAVQPPGQSSQAPNPKLAPSFPSPPAVSIVSFVTVKRPGVTGENSNEVAKLVNTLNTIPSLGQSPGPMVVSNNSPAHSSQRTSGPEASALKVTSPVLTFDLQDGGRKVCPRCNSQFRVTEALRGHMCYCCPELVDFLKKGKSLDPEPNIPSAAKPPSPEKTAPMPSTPSSTPAPTLSPPSKAPEPMENSGDVTQSKLIMLVDDFYYGRDSGRVSQLLNFPKVPTSFRCPHCTKRLKNNIRFMNHMKHHVELDQQNGEVDVHTICQHCYRQFTTPFQLQCHLENVHSPYESTTKCKICEWAFESEPLFLQHMKDTHKPGEMPYVCQVCQYRSSLYSEVDGHFRMIHEDTRHLLCPYCLKVFKNGNAFQQHFMRHQKSVYHCNKCRLQFLFAKDKIEHKLQHHKTFRKPKQLEGLKPGTKVTIRASRGQPRTLPMSSNDAPPNALQEAAPLTTPADPVPIFLYPPLQRSIPKKAVKKMSVMGRQTCLECSFEIPDFPNHFPTYVHCSLCRYSTCCSRAYANHMINNHVPRKSPKYLALFKNSSVSGIKLACTSCVFVTSVGDAMAKHLVFNPSHQSSNVLPRGLTWISHSRHGQAHDRGMKNTYPSAFPHNKVATVKSVGASPGSGETPISQVQLLSAPSAALTAPSAPGCPQTPAAPPLHTEGSEGLSLDEQDEGALAMSEPEPATAGGLGGAGKKEQLSVKKLRVVLFALCCNTEQAAEHFRNPQRRIRRWLRRFQASQGENLEGKYLSLEAEEKLAEWVLTQREQQLPVNEETLFQKATKIGRSLEGGFKISYEWAVRFMLRHHLTPHARRAVAHTLPKEVAENAGLFIEFVQRQIHTQDLPLSMIVAVDEISLFLDAEVLSSDDRKENALQTVGTGEPWCDVVLSILADGTVLPTLVFYRGQMEQPTNVPESILLEAKESGYSDDEIMELWSSRVWQKHTACQRSKGMLVMDCHRTHLSEEVLSMLSSYSTLPAVVPAGCSSKIQPLDVCIKRTVKNFIHKKWKEQAREMADGTCDSDILLQLVLCWLAEVLEVIGDCPELVQQSFLVASVLPGPDGTANSPTRNADMQEELIASLEEHLKLNGEQTEEEPSASTPQSRPSPEEVTEPESLHQLFEGESETESFYGFEEADLDLMEI; from the exons GGATTTCCTGTAAGGAATGTTCGGCCTGTGCAAAATGCAATGAATCAGGTTGGGATTGTGTTGAATGTACAGCAAGGCCAAACAGTTAGACCAATTACACTAGTCCCAG ctCCAGGTACCCAGTTTGTTAAGCCAACAGTTGGAGTTCCTCAAGTGTTCTCTCAGATGACACAGGTGAGGCCAGGCTCCACGATGCCTGTGAGGCCCACCACCAACACCTTTACCACGGTCATCCCAGCTACCCTCACCATCCGCAGCACCGTCCCGCAGTCCCAGTCTCAGCAGACCAAGTCCACTCCCAGCACCTCAACCACTCCCACTGCCACGCAGCCGACCTCGCTGGGGCAGTTGGCTGTACAGCCACCAGGCCAGTCCAGCCAGGCCCCGAATCCCAAGCTAG ctccctccttcccctctccgcCTGCAGTGAGCATTGTCAGCTTTGTCACTGTCAAGCGACCTGGGGTGACAGGTGAGAATAGCAATGAGGTGGCCAAGCTGGTGAATACCCTCAACACCATCCCTTCCCTGGGCCAGAGCCCTGGGCCAATGGTGGTGTCCAACAACAGCCCTGCCCACAGCTCTCAGAGAACCAGCGGACCTGAGGCATCAGCATTGAAAG tgACTTCTCCAGTACTAACATTTGATCTCCAAGATGGTGGCCGGAAAGTCTGCCCTCGCTGTAATTCCCAGTTCCGTGTTACTGAAGCTCTAAGAGGCCACATGTGT TACTGCTGCCCAGAATTGGTTGATTTCCTGAAGAAAGGAAAATCTCTTGATCCAGAGCCCAATATCCCATCAGCAGCAAAGCCTCCATCCCCAGAGAAGACTGCTCCCATGCCCTCAACACCCTCTTCTACACCTGCTCCTACCCTTTCGCCACCTTCCAAGGCCCCAGAACCTATGGAGAATTCCGGTGATGTCACCCAGAGCAAGCTCATCATGCTAGTGGATGACTTCTACTATGGAAGGGATAGCGGCAGAGTGAGCCAGCTCCTCAACTTTCCTAAGGTGCCCACATCCTTTCGATGTCCACATTGCACAAAAAGACTTAAAAACAATATCCG ATTCATGAACCATATGAAGCACCACGTGGAGCTGGACCAGCAGAACGGTGAGGTGGATGTCCACACCATTTGCCAGCATTGCTACCGCCAGTTTACcactcccttccagctccagtgCCACCTTGAAAATGTTCACAGCCCCTATGAGTCTACCA CTAAGTGCAAGATCTGTGAATGGGCATTTGAGAGTGAGCCCTTGTTCCTCCAGCACATGAAGGATACCCACAAGCCCGGGGAGATGCCTTATGTTTGCCAG GTGTGTCAGTACCGCTCTTCGCTATACTCAGAGGTGGATGGTCATTTTCGAATGATCCATGAGGACACCAGGCATCTGCTCTGCCCCTATTGTCTGAAGGTCTTCAAAAACGGCAATGCGTTCCAGCAGCATTTCATGAGGCACCAG AAGAGTGTCTATCACTGTAATAAATGCCGGCTGCAGTTTCTGTTTGCCAAGGACAAAATAGAGCACAAACTTCAGCATCACAAAACCTTCCGCAAGCCCAAGCAACTGGAAGGCCTGAAGCCAGGCACCAAG GTGACCATTCGGGCATCTCGAGGACAGCCACGAACGCTGCCTATGTCCTCAAATGACGCGCCACCTAATGCCTTGCAAGAGGCAGCCCCCCTGACTACCCCAGCAGACCCTGTACCCATCTTCCTTTATCCCCCTCTCCAGCGAAGCATCCCGAAGAAAGCCGTCAAGAAAAT GAGTGTTATGGGCCGGCAGACATGCCTGGAGTGCAGCTTTGAGATCCCAGATTTCCCCAATCACTTCCCTACCTATGTTCACTGCTCACTGTGTCGCTATAGCACCTGCTGCTCCAGAGCTTATGCCAACCACATGATCAA CAATCATGTTCCACGGAAGAGCCCCAAGTACTTGGCTTTGTTTAAGAACTCTTCTGTCAG TGGAATCAAACTGGCCTGTACTTCTTGCGTCTTTGTTACTTCTGTGGGAGACGCCATGGCTAAACATCTAGTCTTCAATCCATCGCATCAGTCCAGCAATGTCCTGCCACGAG GACTGACTTGGATTTCCCACTCCAG gCATGGCCAGGCCCATGACCGGGGCATGAAGAACACCTACCCTTCTGCTTTCCCCCACAACAAAGTTGCCACTGTGAAATCTGTGGGAGCCTCTCCTGGGTCTGGGGAAACACCCATATCCCAGGTCCAGCTGCTCTCAGCACCATCTGCAGCTCTAACTGCTCCATCAGCCCCTGGCTGCCCCCAGACTCCAGCAGCACCTCCTCTGCACACAGAGGGGTCCGAGGGCCTCAGTCTTGATGAGCAGGATGAAGGAGCCCTCGCTATGTCAGAACCTGAGCCAGCAACAGCTGGGGGCCTTGGTGGAGCTGGCAAGAAGGAGCAGCTGTCCGTAAAGAAGCTGCGAGTGGTACTCTTTGCCTTATGCTGCAATACTGAGCAGGCGGCTGAGCATTTCCGCAACCCCCAACGACGCATTCGCCGTTGGCTGAGGCGCTTCCAGGCCTCTCAAGGAGAGAACCTGGAGGGCAAGTATCTGAGCCTAGAAGCTGAGGAGAAGTTGGCCGAATGGGTCCTGACCCAGCGGGAACAGCAGCTTCCTGTCAATGAGGAAACACTTTTCCAGAAGGCCACCAAAATTGGGCGTTCACTGGAGGGCGGTTTCAAGATCTCCTATGAGTGGGCAGTGAGGTTCATGCTTCGGCACCACCTGACCCCTCATGCCCGTCGGGCAGTAGCTCATACCCTACCCAAGGAAGTGGCAGAAAATGCTGGTCTCTTCATTGAATTTGTGCAGCGGCAGATTCATACGCAGGACCTGCCTCTTTCTATGATCGTGGCAGTCGATGAGATCTCCTTGTTTCTGGATGCTGAGGTGCTGAGCAGTGATGATCGGAAGGAGAATGCCCTGCAGACAGTGGGCACAGGGGAGCCATGGTGTGACGTTGTCTTGTCCATCTTGGCAGATGGCACCGTCCTTCCCACTCTGGTCTTCTATAGGGGTCAGATGGAGCAACCTACCAACGTGCCAGAGTCTATCCTGCTGGAGGCCAAAGAGAGCGGCTACAGCGACGACGAGATCATGGAGCTGTGGTCCTCACGGGTGTGGCAGAAACACACGGCGTGCCAGCGCAGCAAGGGGATGCTGGTAATGGACTGCCATCGCACCCACCTGTCTGAGGAGGTGTTGTCCATGCTCAGCTCCTACAGCACCCTTCCTGCTGTGGTGCCCGCAGGGTGTAGCTCCAAGATCCAGCCTTTGGACGTGTGCATCAAAAGGACAGTGAAGAACTTCATCCACAAGAAATGGAAAGAGCAGGCCCGAGAAATGGCAGATGGCACATGTGATTCAGACATCCTTCTTCAGCTGGTGCTCTGTTGGCTGGCTGAGGTGCTGGAGGTCATCGGGGACTGCCCAGAGTTGGTCCAGCAGTCCTTTTTGGTGGCCAGTGTCCTGCCTGGCCCCGATGGCACTGCAAACTCGCCAACACGGAACGCTGACATGCAGGAGGAGCTGATTGCTTCTCTGGAGGAGCATCTGAAGCTGAATGGGGAGCAGACTGAGGAGGAGCCTTCGGCCTCCACCCCCCAGTCCAGACCATCCCCTGAAGAGGTAACTGAGCCCGAGAGCCTTCACCAGCTCTTCGAGGGGGAAAGTGAGACAGAGTCTTTCTATGGCTTTGAAGAGGCTGACCTGGATTTGATGGAAATCTGA
- the POGZ gene encoding pogo transposable element with ZNF domain isoform X10 — protein sequence MADTDLFMECEEEELEPWQKISDVIEDSVVEDYNSVDKTATAGNPLVQQGGQPLILTQNPASGLSTMVTQPVLRPVQVMQNANHVTSSPVTSQPIFITTQGFPVRNVRPVQNAMNQVGIVLNVQQGQTVRPITLVPAPGTQFVKPTVGVPQVFSQMTQVRPGSTMPVRPTTNTFTTVIPATLTIRSTVPQSQSQQTKSTPSTSTTPTATQPTSLGQLAVQPPGQSSQAPNPKLAPSFPSPPAVSIVSFVTVKRPGVTGENSNEVAKLVNTLNTIPSLGQSPGPMVVSNNSPAHSSQRTSGPEASALKVTSPVLTFDLQDGGRKVCPRCNSQFRVTEALRGHMCYCCPELVDFLKKGKSLDPEPNIPSAAKPPSPEKTAPMPSTPSSTPAPTLSPPSKAPEPMENSGDVTQSKLIMLVDDFYYGRDSGRVSQLLNFPKVPTSFRCPHCTKRLKNNIRFMNHMKHHVELDQQNGEVDVHTICQHCYRQFTTPFQLQCHLENVHSPYESTTKCKICEWAFESEPLFLQHMKDTHKPGEMPYVCQVCQYRSSLYSEVDGHFRMIHEDTRHLLCPYCLKVFKNGNAFQQHFMRHQKKSVYHCNKCRLQFLFAKDKIEHKLQHHKTFRKPKQLEGLKPGTKVTIRASRGQPRTLPMSSNDAPPNALQEAAPLTTPADPVPIFLYPPLQRSIPKKAVKKIRSVMGRQTCLECSFEIPDFPNHFPTYVHCSLCRYSTCCSRAYANHMINNHVPRKSPKYLALFKNSSVSGIKLACTSCVFVTSVGDAMAKHLVFNPSHQSSNVLPRGLTWISHSRHGQAHDRGMKNTYPSAFPHNKVATVKSVGASPGSGETPISQVQLLSAPSAALTAPSAPGCPQTPAAPPLHTEGSEGLSLDEQDEGALAMSEPEPATAGGLGGAGKKEQLSVKKLRVVLFALCCNTEQAAEHFRNPQRRIRRWLRRFQASQGENLEGKYLSLEAEEKLAEWVLTQREQQLPVNEETLFQKATKIGRSLEGGFKISYEWAVRFMLRHHLTPHARRAVAHTLPKEVAENAGLFIEFVQRQIHTQDLPLSMIVAVDEISLFLDAEVLSSDDRKENALQTVGTGEPWCDVVLSILADGTVLPTLVFYRGQMEQPTNVPESILLEAKESGYSDDEIMELWSSRVWQKHTACQRSKGMLVMDCHRTHLSEEVLSMLSSYSTLPAVVPAGCSSKIQPLDVCIKRTVKNFIHKKWKEQAREMADGTCDSDILLQLVLCWLAEVLEVIGDCPELVQQSFLVASVLPGPDGTANSPTRNADMQEELIASLEEHLKLNGEQTEEEPSASTPQSRPSPEEVTEPESLHQLFEGESETESFYGFEEADLDLMEI from the exons GGATTTCCTGTAAGGAATGTTCGGCCTGTGCAAAATGCAATGAATCAGGTTGGGATTGTGTTGAATGTACAGCAAGGCCAAACAGTTAGACCAATTACACTAGTCCCAG ctCCAGGTACCCAGTTTGTTAAGCCAACAGTTGGAGTTCCTCAAGTGTTCTCTCAGATGACACAGGTGAGGCCAGGCTCCACGATGCCTGTGAGGCCCACCACCAACACCTTTACCACGGTCATCCCAGCTACCCTCACCATCCGCAGCACCGTCCCGCAGTCCCAGTCTCAGCAGACCAAGTCCACTCCCAGCACCTCAACCACTCCCACTGCCACGCAGCCGACCTCGCTGGGGCAGTTGGCTGTACAGCCACCAGGCCAGTCCAGCCAGGCCCCGAATCCCAAGCTAG ctccctccttcccctctccgcCTGCAGTGAGCATTGTCAGCTTTGTCACTGTCAAGCGACCTGGGGTGACAGGTGAGAATAGCAATGAGGTGGCCAAGCTGGTGAATACCCTCAACACCATCCCTTCCCTGGGCCAGAGCCCTGGGCCAATGGTGGTGTCCAACAACAGCCCTGCCCACAGCTCTCAGAGAACCAGCGGACCTGAGGCATCAGCATTGAAAG tgACTTCTCCAGTACTAACATTTGATCTCCAAGATGGTGGCCGGAAAGTCTGCCCTCGCTGTAATTCCCAGTTCCGTGTTACTGAAGCTCTAAGAGGCCACATGTGT TACTGCTGCCCAGAATTGGTTGATTTCCTGAAGAAAGGAAAATCTCTTGATCCAGAGCCCAATATCCCATCAGCAGCAAAGCCTCCATCCCCAGAGAAGACTGCTCCCATGCCCTCAACACCCTCTTCTACACCTGCTCCTACCCTTTCGCCACCTTCCAAGGCCCCAGAACCTATGGAGAATTCCGGTGATGTCACCCAGAGCAAGCTCATCATGCTAGTGGATGACTTCTACTATGGAAGGGATAGCGGCAGAGTGAGCCAGCTCCTCAACTTTCCTAAGGTGCCCACATCCTTTCGATGTCCACATTGCACAAAAAGACTTAAAAACAATATCCG ATTCATGAACCATATGAAGCACCACGTGGAGCTGGACCAGCAGAACGGTGAGGTGGATGTCCACACCATTTGCCAGCATTGCTACCGCCAGTTTACcactcccttccagctccagtgCCACCTTGAAAATGTTCACAGCCCCTATGAGTCTACCA CTAAGTGCAAGATCTGTGAATGGGCATTTGAGAGTGAGCCCTTGTTCCTCCAGCACATGAAGGATACCCACAAGCCCGGGGAGATGCCTTATGTTTGCCAG GTGTGTCAGTACCGCTCTTCGCTATACTCAGAGGTGGATGGTCATTTTCGAATGATCCATGAGGACACCAGGCATCTGCTCTGCCCCTATTGTCTGAAGGTCTTCAAAAACGGCAATGCGTTCCAGCAGCATTTCATGAGGCACCAG AAGAAGAGTGTCTATCACTGTAATAAATGCCGGCTGCAGTTTCTGTTTGCCAAGGACAAAATAGAGCACAAACTTCAGCATCACAAAACCTTCCGCAAGCCCAAGCAACTGGAAGGCCTGAAGCCAGGCACCAAG GTGACCATTCGGGCATCTCGAGGACAGCCACGAACGCTGCCTATGTCCTCAAATGACGCGCCACCTAATGCCTTGCAAGAGGCAGCCCCCCTGACTACCCCAGCAGACCCTGTACCCATCTTCCTTTATCCCCCTCTCCAGCGAAGCATCCCGAAGAAAGCCGTCAAGAAAAT cAGGAGTGTTATGGGCCGGCAGACATGCCTGGAGTGCAGCTTTGAGATCCCAGATTTCCCCAATCACTTCCCTACCTATGTTCACTGCTCACTGTGTCGCTATAGCACCTGCTGCTCCAGAGCTTATGCCAACCACATGATCAA CAATCATGTTCCACGGAAGAGCCCCAAGTACTTGGCTTTGTTTAAGAACTCTTCTGTCAG TGGAATCAAACTGGCCTGTACTTCTTGCGTCTTTGTTACTTCTGTGGGAGACGCCATGGCTAAACATCTAGTCTTCAATCCATCGCATCAGTCCAGCAATGTCCTGCCACGAG GACTGACTTGGATTTCCCACTCCAG gCATGGCCAGGCCCATGACCGGGGCATGAAGAACACCTACCCTTCTGCTTTCCCCCACAACAAAGTTGCCACTGTGAAATCTGTGGGAGCCTCTCCTGGGTCTGGGGAAACACCCATATCCCAGGTCCAGCTGCTCTCAGCACCATCTGCAGCTCTAACTGCTCCATCAGCCCCTGGCTGCCCCCAGACTCCAGCAGCACCTCCTCTGCACACAGAGGGGTCCGAGGGCCTCAGTCTTGATGAGCAGGATGAAGGAGCCCTCGCTATGTCAGAACCTGAGCCAGCAACAGCTGGGGGCCTTGGTGGAGCTGGCAAGAAGGAGCAGCTGTCCGTAAAGAAGCTGCGAGTGGTACTCTTTGCCTTATGCTGCAATACTGAGCAGGCGGCTGAGCATTTCCGCAACCCCCAACGACGCATTCGCCGTTGGCTGAGGCGCTTCCAGGCCTCTCAAGGAGAGAACCTGGAGGGCAAGTATCTGAGCCTAGAAGCTGAGGAGAAGTTGGCCGAATGGGTCCTGACCCAGCGGGAACAGCAGCTTCCTGTCAATGAGGAAACACTTTTCCAGAAGGCCACCAAAATTGGGCGTTCACTGGAGGGCGGTTTCAAGATCTCCTATGAGTGGGCAGTGAGGTTCATGCTTCGGCACCACCTGACCCCTCATGCCCGTCGGGCAGTAGCTCATACCCTACCCAAGGAAGTGGCAGAAAATGCTGGTCTCTTCATTGAATTTGTGCAGCGGCAGATTCATACGCAGGACCTGCCTCTTTCTATGATCGTGGCAGTCGATGAGATCTCCTTGTTTCTGGATGCTGAGGTGCTGAGCAGTGATGATCGGAAGGAGAATGCCCTGCAGACAGTGGGCACAGGGGAGCCATGGTGTGACGTTGTCTTGTCCATCTTGGCAGATGGCACCGTCCTTCCCACTCTGGTCTTCTATAGGGGTCAGATGGAGCAACCTACCAACGTGCCAGAGTCTATCCTGCTGGAGGCCAAAGAGAGCGGCTACAGCGACGACGAGATCATGGAGCTGTGGTCCTCACGGGTGTGGCAGAAACACACGGCGTGCCAGCGCAGCAAGGGGATGCTGGTAATGGACTGCCATCGCACCCACCTGTCTGAGGAGGTGTTGTCCATGCTCAGCTCCTACAGCACCCTTCCTGCTGTGGTGCCCGCAGGGTGTAGCTCCAAGATCCAGCCTTTGGACGTGTGCATCAAAAGGACAGTGAAGAACTTCATCCACAAGAAATGGAAAGAGCAGGCCCGAGAAATGGCAGATGGCACATGTGATTCAGACATCCTTCTTCAGCTGGTGCTCTGTTGGCTGGCTGAGGTGCTGGAGGTCATCGGGGACTGCCCAGAGTTGGTCCAGCAGTCCTTTTTGGTGGCCAGTGTCCTGCCTGGCCCCGATGGCACTGCAAACTCGCCAACACGGAACGCTGACATGCAGGAGGAGCTGATTGCTTCTCTGGAGGAGCATCTGAAGCTGAATGGGGAGCAGACTGAGGAGGAGCCTTCGGCCTCCACCCCCCAGTCCAGACCATCCCCTGAAGAGGTAACTGAGCCCGAGAGCCTTCACCAGCTCTTCGAGGGGGAAAGTGAGACAGAGTCTTTCTATGGCTTTGAAGAGGCTGACCTGGATTTGATGGAAATCTGA